One part of the Sulfolobus tengchongensis genome encodes these proteins:
- a CDS encoding enolase C-terminal domain-like protein: MSAIKIKDIIARSIAIPIRGKLLRVAGEHPGRNVFTLVEIITDEGIVGYGETGGGGFSLAPFIEKLKRQLIGEDPFNIRRLKWKIASPITATYYNQLLPQIWFPIESALLDIKGKALGISVSNLIGGQIRDSIEVSAYIFPTEDTETVDDLVKSAEAIVRKYGFKSIKLKAGVFNPEHEVDVIKALADKFPHARFRIDPNGGWNLSQAVNVAKSLKGIKIEYFEDPVWTMEGLRAFKQATGYTVATNTVATRFEDIPNVFLRNAVDVILGDPHWWYGIYGYLELSATLWSLGLELGMHSPSETGIALSAMIHAASTSQNLGYAIDTHYIYLEDDIIKRQFYIENGKIQVPKEAGLGIEIDESKVQKYEEMYNDTGDYIYHGDKDITTIPKLKFRSCKCHID; this comes from the coding sequence GTGAGTGCAATTAAAATCAAAGATATTATTGCAAGAAGCATAGCTATCCCAATAAGAGGAAAACTCCTAAGAGTAGCAGGGGAACACCCTGGAAGAAACGTGTTCACATTAGTTGAAATAATTACAGATGAGGGAATAGTGGGATATGGAGAGACTGGAGGTGGAGGGTTTTCTCTCGCTCCATTTATCGAGAAGTTGAAAAGGCAATTAATAGGCGAAGATCCGTTCAACATTAGAAGACTTAAGTGGAAAATAGCATCACCAATAACGGCTACATACTATAATCAACTTTTACCTCAGATTTGGTTCCCCATAGAAAGTGCTCTTCTAGATATAAAGGGAAAAGCATTAGGAATTTCTGTCTCTAATCTGATAGGTGGTCAAATAAGGGATAGTATAGAAGTATCAGCTTACATTTTCCCTACAGAAGATACAGAAACAGTTGATGACTTAGTGAAGAGCGCGGAGGCAATAGTAAGAAAATACGGTTTCAAATCAATTAAACTAAAGGCAGGCGTTTTCAACCCAGAACATGAAGTTGATGTTATCAAGGCCTTAGCTGATAAATTTCCTCATGCTAGATTTAGAATTGACCCGAATGGAGGATGGAACTTATCCCAAGCGGTTAATGTGGCTAAAAGTCTCAAGGGAATAAAAATAGAGTATTTTGAAGATCCGGTCTGGACGATGGAAGGTTTAAGAGCATTTAAACAAGCTACAGGTTATACGGTAGCTACGAATACAGTTGCGACCAGATTTGAGGACATTCCTAACGTCTTCCTTCGAAATGCTGTAGATGTAATTTTAGGAGATCCGCATTGGTGGTATGGCATATATGGTTATCTTGAATTATCCGCAACACTTTGGAGTTTAGGCTTAGAATTAGGCATGCATAGTCCAAGCGAAACTGGAATAGCCTTATCCGCCATGATCCACGCTGCATCAACATCTCAAAACTTAGGTTATGCCATAGATACTCATTACATATATTTAGAAGATGACATTATTAAAAGACAATTTTATATAGAAAATGGAAAAATTCAAGTACCAAAAGAGGCTGGATTAGGTATAGAAATTGATGAATCTAAAGTTCAGAAATATGAGGAAATGTACAACGATACCGGAGATTACATATACCATGGGGATAAAGATATAACAACGATACCAAAACTGAAGTTCAGAAGTTGCAAATGCCATATCGATTAA
- a CDS encoding alpha/beta hydrolase, which translates to MMSCNSQDEEINELNVTLNLSLKGDKFFIFFHGFTGSRFQSPFNELAKALCEMGINVVRLEFRGHDKSRFPFENFTINHAYEDAETIIRYVMRKYAPKRLGLVGVSMGGHVAIYSAGKFSEIDTLVLLAPAIDFSEVFKNPPKRVDNYYLVGRYGNLKLKEQGYMSVAKANVMNLAEKVTSPTLIIHCKDDTVVPYTQSLKFFEKLKANKKRIVLLDKGDHFFESEEVKKKVLEETANWLRSIEF; encoded by the coding sequence ATGATGAGTTGCAATAGTCAAGATGAAGAAATAAACGAGCTCAACGTTACCCTTAATTTGTCCTTAAAAGGTGATAAATTTTTCATTTTCTTTCACGGATTTACTGGGAGTAGATTTCAGTCACCTTTCAACGAACTTGCAAAAGCCTTATGCGAAATGGGAATAAATGTAGTACGATTAGAGTTTAGAGGTCATGATAAAAGTAGATTTCCTTTTGAAAATTTTACGATTAATCATGCGTATGAAGATGCAGAAACCATTATCAGATATGTTATGAGAAAATACGCTCCAAAGCGGCTTGGTTTGGTTGGAGTAAGTATGGGAGGACATGTAGCAATCTATTCAGCCGGGAAATTCAGCGAAATAGACACCTTAGTATTATTAGCTCCTGCGATTGATTTCAGTGAAGTCTTTAAAAACCCACCAAAAAGAGTAGATAATTATTATTTAGTTGGAAGATATGGAAACTTGAAATTAAAAGAACAAGGTTATATGAGTGTAGCTAAAGCAAACGTTATGAATTTAGCAGAAAAAGTTACATCTCCCACTTTGATTATACATTGCAAAGACGATACTGTCGTTCCTTATACACAATCACTAAAATTCTTTGAAAAATTAAAGGCTAATAAAAAGAGAATCGTACTATTAGATAAAGGAGATCATTTCTTTGAATCAGAAGAAGTAAAGAAAAAAGTACTTGAAGAGACAGCTAATTGGTTACGTTCTATCGAATTCTGA
- a CDS encoding ABC transporter substrate-binding protein produces MASNTMWKRLVISSLISVLILLSIGSFFIVTSQSSSTVQPEGSIVVLASPVGTWQDNFNPWNAPTPADDGEWLIYELLAQVNYGTGQIIPWLATNWTWTTGYVTTANGTKIQTLALILYLRHDVYFTDGTPFNATAVWYTIALEQAYPQLGYLANYVANMTIINPYEIEIVFKPGTTHMILYTVLEQFIVDPAQWGKYFPVEQLPNGTYVGLNKTGNPYTWQDPDPIGTGPYMLYSYSPQEIVLVANPHYWMPGEPRIKYILFPAYASNVQADTALNNGQVTWAGLFEPGIQQNFVAKNPQYYHFFSPGIRPQMVVFNDLRWPLSDPVLRQAISLAINRTAICYLGEYGLEPPTPTPLPLASPMLSVLNSSVLQLAEKYAPPQGNVTAALQLLESHGYKLVNGQLIAPNGTPVPTMTIMAPAGWTDWDADLALIAQQLKQIGLNVQVETPPFSTWYSDVESGNYWMAMIWDLITGPSPIFYFQGYLYNYWNSPGNVTPIGNTTYYDLERFNLSIIHPTFEQLIQWAWGNFSVNDAVYNNIINQLAVLWIKYMPAMAVVWNAEWYEYVNNTVTGWPTPQNPYWLGAPWENLPTTPLPVVLALHLVNQSVPEPWWYYTSQVPQSWYTSNDPFVYQPTTTSTSTTTSTTTTTSTVTSVSTTSTTLTSTTTQVSTTTTVSTSTTTVTQTVTSSSSNMGLYIAIAVVVIIIVIIGVVLALRRR; encoded by the coding sequence ATGGCGAGTAATACAATGTGGAAAAGGTTAGTAATATCTAGTTTGATTAGTGTGTTAATCTTACTAAGTATAGGAAGTTTCTTCATAGTAACATCACAATCATCATCAACAGTTCAACCTGAAGGTAGTATTGTAGTTTTGGCTTCTCCTGTAGGCACATGGCAAGATAATTTTAATCCATGGAATGCACCCACACCGGCAGATGATGGAGAATGGCTCATATATGAGCTCTTAGCGCAAGTAAACTATGGTACTGGTCAGATTATTCCTTGGCTAGCTACTAATTGGACTTGGACCACTGGTTACGTCACAACTGCTAATGGTACTAAAATACAAACACTAGCACTAATACTGTATTTGAGGCATGACGTGTACTTCACTGATGGTACACCATTTAACGCAACAGCAGTATGGTACACAATAGCACTAGAACAAGCATACCCACAACTAGGATACTTGGCTAACTACGTCGCCAACATGACAATAATAAACCCATACGAAATAGAAATAGTATTCAAACCAGGGACAACCCACATGATTCTGTATACGGTACTAGAACAGTTTATTGTTGATCCTGCTCAATGGGGTAAGTACTTCCCAGTTGAACAATTACCTAATGGCACATACGTAGGCCTAAACAAGACTGGGAATCCATATACTTGGCAAGATCCAGATCCAATAGGCACTGGACCATACATGTTGTACAGTTATAGTCCACAAGAGATAGTACTAGTAGCTAATCCACACTACTGGATGCCAGGAGAACCAAGAATAAAGTACATATTGTTCCCCGCATATGCAAGTAATGTACAAGCGGATACTGCACTAAATAATGGTCAAGTAACCTGGGCTGGACTATTTGAACCTGGAATACAGCAAAACTTTGTGGCTAAGAATCCACAATACTATCACTTTTTCTCTCCTGGCATAAGACCGCAGATGGTAGTATTTAATGATTTAAGATGGCCTTTATCTGATCCAGTATTAAGACAAGCTATAAGTCTTGCAATTAATAGGACTGCAATTTGTTATTTAGGTGAATATGGACTTGAACCTCCAACTCCGACTCCTCTACCTTTAGCATCACCGATGTTAAGTGTATTAAACTCTTCAGTTTTGCAACTTGCTGAGAAATATGCTCCTCCACAAGGTAATGTTACTGCTGCTTTACAATTACTTGAATCACATGGTTACAAATTAGTTAATGGTCAGTTGATTGCGCCAAATGGTACTCCAGTTCCTACGATGACAATAATGGCTCCTGCAGGATGGACAGATTGGGATGCAGACTTAGCATTAATAGCACAACAATTGAAACAGATTGGATTAAATGTCCAAGTAGAAACACCACCATTCTCTACTTGGTACAGTGATGTGGAATCCGGGAATTATTGGATGGCAATGATATGGGATTTAATTACTGGGCCTTCACCAATTTTCTACTTCCAAGGATATCTCTATAACTATTGGAATTCCCCTGGTAATGTTACACCAATAGGAAATACAACATACTATGACCTAGAGAGGTTTAATTTATCGATAATACATCCAACATTTGAACAATTAATTCAATGGGCGTGGGGTAACTTTAGCGTAAATGACGCTGTGTACAATAATATAATAAACCAGCTAGCTGTTTTATGGATTAAGTACATGCCAGCAATGGCTGTAGTCTGGAATGCTGAATGGTATGAATATGTAAATAATACTGTTACCGGATGGCCAACTCCACAGAATCCTTATTGGCTGGGTGCACCATGGGAAAATCTTCCCACAACGCCTTTGCCTGTTGTTTTGGCTTTACATTTGGTTAATCAGTCTGTTCCAGAGCCGTGGTGGTATTATACTTCACAAGTTCCTCAGAGTTGGTACACATCAAATGATCCATTCGTCTATCAACCAACAACAACTAGCACAAGTACCACTACTTCAACTACCACAACTACATCAACAGTGACCAGTGTTTCCACAACGAGCACAACACTAACGAGCACAACAACACAAGTTTCAACTACTACAACAGTTTCAACTAGTACAACAACCGTAACCCAAACAGTAACTAGCTCATCATCAAACATGGGATTATACATAGCAATAGCCGTAGTAGTCATAATCATAGTAATCATAGGAGTAGTACTAGCACTAAGAAGAAGATAA
- a CDS encoding glucose 1-dehydrogenase, translating to MKAIVVKPPKPGVEIKDVEFKEDKLSTVGLVKIRILENGICGTDREIVNGKRTSVKPPAGKDELILGHEAIGVVESGGYGLKEGELVMPINKRGCGKCLNCLIGRPDFCETGEGLVAGTRGLDGFMREYLYDDPRYLVKIPPSIRDIAILAQPLADLEKSIESILITQRRIPIWTCEDGTYNCRNALVIGTGPTGILFSLLLRSYGFQVWISNRRELLDNEKAILDEPGINFYNSANGYEKLVTAEGKFDLIIDTSGSSASIIQQLVPLLKNNGILGLFGFPRYDSFSLDYKTIQDFVINNRVILGLDNGQKPHFQQALIHLASWKSLWPKTASMLITKTVSINNAEEVIRSLKEKAPGEIKVKIVWD from the coding sequence ATGAAGGCTATAGTAGTAAAACCCCCAAAACCAGGTGTTGAGATTAAGGATGTTGAGTTTAAAGAAGATAAGTTAAGTACAGTTGGGCTAGTTAAAATTAGAATCCTAGAGAATGGAATTTGTGGCACTGACAGGGAAATAGTTAATGGTAAGAGAACTAGTGTTAAACCTCCGGCTGGTAAGGATGAATTAATTTTAGGTCATGAGGCAATTGGTGTAGTAGAATCCGGAGGTTATGGTTTAAAGGAAGGAGAATTGGTTATGCCTATAAATAAAAGGGGATGTGGAAAATGCCTCAACTGTTTAATAGGACGTCCGGATTTCTGTGAGACTGGTGAAGGATTAGTAGCAGGAACAAGAGGACTTGATGGATTTATGAGGGAGTATTTATATGATGATCCTCGGTACTTGGTCAAGATACCGCCTTCAATTAGAGATATAGCAATCTTAGCTCAGCCTCTGGCAGATTTGGAAAAGTCTATTGAATCAATACTCATAACTCAAAGGAGAATACCAATATGGACTTGTGAGGATGGAACCTATAATTGTAGGAATGCATTAGTTATAGGGACTGGACCTACTGGTATATTATTCTCATTGCTTTTGAGGTCATATGGTTTTCAAGTGTGGATTTCAAATCGAAGAGAGCTATTAGATAATGAAAAAGCGATCTTAGACGAGCCTGGGATTAACTTCTATAATTCAGCTAATGGATATGAAAAATTAGTTACCGCTGAAGGTAAATTTGATTTAATAATAGATACTAGCGGATCTTCAGCGTCGATAATACAACAATTAGTGCCACTATTAAAGAATAATGGAATACTAGGATTATTTGGATTCCCAAGATATGATAGTTTTTCGTTGGACTATAAAACTATACAAGATTTTGTAATAAATAATAGAGTTATTCTAGGTTTGGATAACGGCCAAAAACCTCATTTTCAACAGGCGCTTATCCATCTGGCATCATGGAAATCGTTATGGCCTAAAACTGCAAGTATGTTAATAACGAAGACTGTAAGTATAAATAATGCAGAAGAGGTAATAAGAAGTCTAAAGGAGAAAGCGCCAGGGGAGATAAAAGTGAAGATTGTATGGGATTAA
- a CDS encoding DUF4143 domain-containing protein, translating into MNDNPDAITALVDGVISETHKHSKNPRIVQDIISSLVEKIPSALSFNSIANDIGISHNTVAEYLDFLSDLLLIGIAYWRSEGKVDKKKEKKVFFRDPFISHSLSSWVNKKVNESALLENIVQEHIFRNFGEVYYFKNNTEIDVVAGEYKIEIKKSRSRRGYSKGVRILNEEDIPSFLLMIEK; encoded by the coding sequence ATTAATGATAATCCAGATGCTATAACTGCACTAGTTGATGGAGTTATTTCAGAAACACATAAACATTCAAAAAATCCTAGAATTGTACAAGATATTATCTCATCCCTTGTTGAAAAAATTCCTTCAGCTTTATCTTTTAATTCCATAGCTAACGATATTGGAATTTCTCACAATACTGTGGCCGAATACTTAGATTTTCTTTCAGATTTACTTCTTATTGGAATAGCTTATTGGAGAAGTGAAGGAAAGGTAGATAAGAAAAAAGAGAAGAAAGTGTTCTTTAGAGATCCTTTTATTTCCCACTCTCTTTCATCATGGGTAAACAAAAAGGTTAATGAAAGTGCTTTACTAGAAAATATAGTGCAAGAACATATATTTAGAAATTTTGGAGAAGTTTACTACTTTAAGAATAATACTGAAATTGACGTTGTAGCTGGTGAATACAAGATAGAAATAAAGAAAAGTAGAAGCAGAAGAGGATATTCTAAAGGCGTGAGAATTCTAAACGAGGAAGATATACCTAGCTTCTTGTTAATGATTGAAAAGTAA
- a CDS encoding sugar phosphate isomerase/epimerase family protein, translating into MEWKLSIISDEISQDFEHSVKVIKELGANYVEVRNLWNKNVTQLSDSEFVEMKKIVEKYGMMISNLDSPTFKIYINDEKGYREHLQILRKVVELSKKLDIDYTRIFTFWYEGELKYYIDKLAEKFGNAIDIASSEGITLVIENEYSCLVGTGKDLRAFLDKIKSKWVKVLWDPGNAFFARETPYPDGYELIKNDILHVHVKDAIVRDGHFVWMPVGKGMINYREQFKAMKGRPYVISLETHYRNSANDPEASTKESFEGILKILNQID; encoded by the coding sequence ATGGAGTGGAAACTAAGTATAATATCTGATGAAATTTCTCAAGATTTTGAACACTCTGTTAAAGTTATAAAGGAGTTAGGTGCGAATTACGTGGAAGTGAGAAACTTATGGAACAAAAACGTAACTCAGTTAAGTGATTCGGAATTTGTAGAAATGAAGAAGATAGTTGAAAAGTATGGAATGATGATATCAAATCTTGACTCACCTACGTTCAAGATATATATAAATGACGAAAAGGGATATAGAGAACATTTACAGATTTTAAGAAAAGTAGTAGAACTAAGCAAAAAACTGGATATTGATTACACTAGAATTTTTACTTTCTGGTATGAAGGTGAACTAAAGTATTATATAGATAAACTAGCTGAGAAATTTGGAAATGCTATTGATATAGCTAGTAGTGAGGGAATAACATTAGTAATTGAAAATGAGTATAGTTGTCTGGTAGGTACTGGAAAAGATCTTAGAGCGTTCCTAGATAAAATCAAATCTAAATGGGTTAAGGTATTGTGGGATCCGGGAAATGCGTTCTTTGCTAGGGAAACACCATATCCTGATGGTTATGAACTAATTAAGAATGACATATTGCATGTGCATGTGAAGGACGCAATTGTAAGAGATGGGCATTTTGTTTGGATGCCAGTAGGAAAGGGTATGATCAATTATAGGGAACAGTTTAAAGCAATGAAAGGGAGACCATATGTAATATCCTTGGAAACGCATTATAGAAATTCAGCAAACGATCCAGAAGCCAGTACTAAAGAATCTTTTGAAGGAATACTAAAGATATTGAATCAGATAGATTGA
- a CDS encoding alpha/beta hydrolase translates to MSCIPFSGFIYISETDWLFHIIYKPRLKGKSSLLIMFHGFTGNHIEAGRLYTDLAMHLCNEGISTLRFDYRGHGDSSGFFEDAFSPKNALDDAETIVNHALKMGYKEIAFLGFSLGGYIALKMFEKFNEAIKALVLFAPAILVSEPKWETHFDKYAYTPLTFGPFRIKSEVVKEMTHNVMGIAEKINVPTLIVHSKDDEAINYSISVEFFNRMKFEDKQLILLEKGGHTFNEYGIRQKLYKEVTEWLRKRLT, encoded by the coding sequence ATGTCTTGTATACCATTTTCCGGTTTCATTTATATTTCAGAAACAGATTGGCTTTTTCATATAATATATAAACCACGTCTAAAGGGTAAGAGTTCACTGTTGATTATGTTTCATGGTTTTACAGGGAATCACATTGAGGCTGGAAGACTATATACTGATTTGGCTATGCACTTATGCAATGAGGGAATTTCAACTCTCAGATTTGACTATAGAGGTCATGGTGATAGTTCTGGGTTTTTTGAGGATGCTTTTTCACCAAAAAACGCTTTAGATGATGCGGAAACCATTGTTAATCACGCACTTAAGATGGGTTATAAAGAGATTGCATTTCTTGGCTTCAGTTTAGGGGGTTATATAGCTTTAAAAATGTTTGAAAAATTCAATGAGGCCATAAAGGCTTTAGTATTATTCGCACCAGCGATTTTAGTCTCTGAGCCTAAATGGGAAACTCATTTTGATAAATACGCATACACTCCGCTCACATTTGGACCATTTAGAATCAAATCAGAAGTTGTTAAAGAAATGACTCATAACGTAATGGGTATTGCAGAAAAAATAAACGTACCGACACTCATTGTTCACTCCAAAGATGATGAAGCAATTAATTACTCTATCTCAGTGGAATTTTTTAATAGGATGAAGTTTGAAGATAAGCAATTAATCCTATTAGAAAAGGGTGGTCATACATTCAATGAGTATGGGATAAGGCAGAAATTGTATAAAGAGGTAACAGAGTGGTTAAGAAAAAGACTAACTTAA
- a CDS encoding ABC transporter substrate-binding protein, translating to MWKKDIPLLVAILIILSIGLPFKLAVSQSSSVQPEGSIVVVANPVGTWQDVFNPWNSPTASYDGEWFIYEPLALVNYGTGQIIPWLATNWTWTTGYVTTANGTKIQTLALILYLRHDVYFTDGTPFNATAVWYTIALEQAYPQLGYLANYVANMTIINPYEIEIVFKPGTTHMILYTVLEQFIVDPAQWGKYFPVEQLPNGTYVGLNKTGNPYTWQDPDPIGTGPYMLYSFSPQEIVLVANPHYWMPGEPRIKYLLFPAYASSTQAATDLSLDKIQWAGLSIQDIQQVFVSKNPEYNHYFFQHVTSPGVLYLNDLRWPLSDPILRQAISLAINRTAITYLVYYNYTTPAIALPVATGQLSYFNSTVLQLAQELAPPQGNATAALQLLESNGYKLVNGQLIAPNGTPVPTMTIEAPAGSTAWDAEINLIAQDLKQIGINVQVITPPFTTALNDLLTGNFWMERIYLLSTGPTPIMFFQAFLYNTVNTPGNITPIGNSTTNDVVRLNLSLRLTPNSPPIIKLYQYAMGNYTNLTAYENLLNEIGMFWLKYMPAIVLINGWVNYEYVNSSVAGWVTPQHNYWIGAPWYNPPLPVVLALHLVNQSVPEPWWYYTSQVPQSWYTSNDPFVYQPTTTSTSTTTSTTTTTSTVTSVSTTSTTLTSTTTQVSTSTTTVTQTVTSSSSNMGLYIAIAVVVIIIVIIGVVLALRRR from the coding sequence ATGTGGAAAAAGGATATTCCATTATTAGTTGCCATATTAATTATATTAAGTATAGGACTACCCTTTAAGTTAGCAGTATCACAGTCTTCATCAGTACAACCAGAAGGTAGTATTGTTGTAGTAGCAAATCCTGTTGGTACATGGCAAGATGTATTTAATCCATGGAATTCTCCTACTGCTAGTTATGATGGTGAGTGGTTTATTTATGAGCCATTAGCATTAGTTAATTATGGTACTGGTCAGATTATTCCTTGGCTAGCTACTAATTGGACTTGGACCACTGGTTACGTCACAACTGCTAATGGTACTAAAATACAAACACTAGCACTAATACTGTATTTGAGGCATGACGTGTACTTCACTGATGGTACACCATTTAACGCAACAGCAGTATGGTACACAATAGCACTAGAACAAGCATACCCACAACTAGGATACTTGGCTAACTACGTCGCCAACATGACAATAATAAACCCATACGAAATAGAAATAGTATTCAAACCAGGGACAACCCACATGATTCTGTATACGGTACTAGAACAGTTTATTGTTGATCCTGCTCAATGGGGTAAGTACTTCCCAGTTGAACAATTACCTAATGGCACATACGTAGGCCTAAACAAGACTGGGAATCCATATACTTGGCAAGATCCAGATCCAATAGGCACTGGACCATACATGTTATACAGCTTCTCACCACAAGAGATAGTACTAGTAGCTAATCCACACTACTGGATGCCGGGAGAACCAAGAATAAAGTACTTGCTATTCCCAGCGTATGCTAGTAGTACTCAAGCAGCAACTGATTTATCACTAGATAAGATACAATGGGCAGGTCTTTCAATTCAAGATATTCAGCAAGTTTTCGTCTCTAAAAACCCAGAATACAATCATTACTTTTTCCAACATGTTACATCACCAGGCGTACTATATCTTAATGATTTAAGATGGCCTCTTTCTGACCCAATATTAAGACAAGCAATAAGTTTAGCTATAAATAGAACTGCAATAACTTACTTAGTTTACTATAACTATACTACTCCAGCTATAGCTTTACCAGTAGCAACAGGTCAACTAAGCTACTTTAATTCTACTGTACTACAATTAGCTCAAGAATTAGCTCCTCCACAAGGTAATGCTACTGCTGCTTTACAATTGCTTGAATCGAATGGTTATAAATTAGTTAATGGTCAGTTAATTGCGCCAAATGGTACTCCAGTTCCTACGATGACGATAGAAGCACCCGCTGGATCAACTGCTTGGGACGCTGAAATAAATCTCATAGCGCAAGATTTAAAGCAAATAGGTATAAATGTACAAGTGATAACGCCTCCATTTACTACGGCATTGAATGATCTACTAACTGGTAACTTTTGGATGGAACGAATATATCTATTATCAACTGGACCAACCCCAATAATGTTCTTCCAGGCCTTTCTATATAATACTGTAAATACACCGGGTAATATTACTCCAATAGGTAATAGTACTACAAACGATGTAGTAAGGTTAAATTTATCATTAAGGTTAACTCCTAATTCTCCACCTATAATTAAGCTATATCAATATGCAATGGGGAACTATACCAATTTAACTGCATATGAAAATCTGCTGAACGAGATTGGAATGTTCTGGCTAAAGTACATGCCAGCAATTGTTCTGATTAATGGTTGGGTGAATTATGAATACGTTAATAGCAGTGTTGCGGGCTGGGTTACGCCACAGCACAACTATTGGATAGGTGCCCCGTGGTACAATCCACCTTTGCCTGTTGTTTTGGCTTTACATTTGGTTAATCAGTCTGTTCCAGAGCCGTGGTGGTATTATACTTCACAAGTTCCTCAGAGTTGGTACACATCAAATGATCCATTCGTCTATCAACCAACAACAACTAGCACAAGTACCACTACTTCAACTACCACAACTACATCAACAGTGACCAGTGTTTCCACAACAAGCACAACACTAACGAGCACAACAACACAAGTTTCAACTAGTACAACAACCGTAACCCAAACAGTAACTAGCTCATCATCAAACATGGGATTATACATAGCAATAGCCGTAGTAGTCATAATCATAGTAATCATAGGAGTAGTACTAGCACTAAGAAGAAGATAA